Genomic DNA from Mauremys mutica isolate MM-2020 ecotype Southern chromosome 13, ASM2049712v1, whole genome shotgun sequence:
AAGTTCTCATAACTACTcactttcaccttcctctgaagcagctggtagtAGCTACAGTCAGAGCAAATACTGCGCTAGATGGCTGTGTGCAGTAAACCACAGTGTAATGCCAATGTTCCCATTTTTCCTGACTTCGCTTCCATTTCTGTATGTTTCATTTCCGAAACCAGCAAAACCGTCACACAATAGACGCCAGGGAAGTTAGCGGAGTGAGGAATTGTGGAAAAATTAAATTTCAGGATTTGTATTTTGTATGTTCTGTTAGGAATATGTAACATTTGAATGTCGCTAGAGACCCGCAATGTCCTATTTTAAtggctcagatcctcagctgataggAACCAGTGCAGCTCAGCTGACTCCTGTGCAATTCCTCACTGATTTTTAACATTTTGAGGAACTGGATCATTTGCTTCCACTGAGCTCCACCCAGTCCCAGCAGCCTGGGATCTGGCCCGTTGACTCCTGTGTAGCTCTGCACATTTACACCCTGGGGATGGGATTCACTGACTCCACTGGCGCGCTGCAAAGTCTGTTCCTCTGGGGCTCTAACCCACACATCCTTAGTGCCGCCTCCTCTTCCCCCCGCGGGTTTCTGTGCAGCGACTCTGCCGGGCCCAATCACTGTGTCGCTCATGGCGCAGTAATAGACGGCGGAGTCGCGCAGTTCACTGGAGTTTTTCTTCAGGTGGAAGGTCTTCTCCTGTTTGTCGGGTGTGGCGGAGAACCCTCGCCGGCTCCTTCTCTCCTCCTCATCCGATGCTTCATAGTCTCCCAGCAAGAGGCGAGGGGCTTCATTTGGGTAGTGCTGGTACCACCAGAGCCTTGGAGACTGGGTAGGGTCATAGGTGCATTTCAGCAGCACTGGTTCCCCTTGGGACACAGTCACTCGAGCATCAGGTTGGGTCACTGGCTCTCCATTAGctctttctggaaaaaaaagtcacatgGATACAGATGGCTCTTGGCACTAACCAGGGGTGTTTATCTACCTTCCAAGCTTCCAATAACGGAGGGGAGGGGCTAAGATTTATAAACTGGTGCTTTAATAACAAAAAATGAGCTCTAACTCCGCATCTCCTGGGGCTTGTTGTTACTCCACTGCCTTCCACGGAGTTGTGACAATTCAcagcagctaaggatctggcccaatagaCCTGAGATTTTACTCACCGAGAGTGGAAAATATTGCAACAACTGAGACCCAGGTGAGGAACATCTCCAGGGGATCAGGTGAGCTAGAACCTTGTTCCCGAGCTGCAGAGAGAAGCTGCTCCCTTGCCTTCCCCAGCCGTGAGGAGAAGTGGGGAAAGATGTCTGTAGAATATAGAGCCACCGCTTTCTTTGCGGTGCAGCTCTCCTCTGCTGGGTGCCTACGGTGCtaaccacacagcagcctggtaCTGCCCGTGAAATAGGCTCCCTGGCTTCTGCGGGGTGTCtgagagctggggatgggggggggggggattgcggGGAATCCGAGACCACGTGAAGCAGCAGGCTGTGAAATGACAGCTCcgcacttgggggaggggctggtacAACAGGGCCCTCTTGCGGCACTTCCGCGGGGGAACTTGCTCAGCCGCTAACACGGTTTCTTTTACAACACCCCAGCCATACTAGCCAGCTGTAAAACCTGCCTGGTGTGATGCTGAGccgggttaggcagcagctgttgTGCTGAGACCGCAGCCTGTCGTGTTACCCAATGTCCTTTCTGTGTTTCCTTTGTGTTCCTCCCTCTGTTTCTCTGCACCCACATGTTGTCTCCGCTTCCACTTGCAGTGTAAGTGGAGTCAGGGAAGACACCGCCTGTGTTTGTTCTGTATTtgcctggcacagcagggggcgCCTACGTGTTATCATAATCACAGGTGACCCCGGGTCCCTTCCAGAATTGCCACGTTTACGGGCTAAATCCTCAGCTAGTGTGGATTGCTGCAGGTCCCTTGACTCTGCCATGCGCATTTAAACCAGCTGTTCCCATTCCCTCATTCCATTTAAAattggggcggcgggggggggggttgtgacgTTAAACCTCAATTTACAAACCATTAATGCAGACAGAGGggagaaataatgaaaaataggCACCACAAGGATTGGAATTTAATGTACCATATCCCCAAATGGCCTAAAGAGCCATAGCTTCATTGAGATAAAGGGAACCACACAGATTTCCACCCGCTGAGGTTTCATACTGTTACAGATAATAGAGGTCTAtgaatcatgaatggtgtgaagaaagtgagtAAAGAATTGTTGTTAAGCCCTTCACATAACTCAGAAACGCTTAAGGGACCACATCTAAACCAAAGCCTAATAGAGTCTGACCAAGTTGGGAGCGGGGTTCCACTGGGtattggacttttcagcttggaaaagagaggactaaggggcggatatgatagaggtctataaaatcatgactggtgtgtagaaagtaaataaggaagtgtcatttactccttctcataacgcaAGAAGGAGGGGGTCACCTAatgaatttaataggcagcaggttagaaaacaaacaaaaggaagtatttattcacacagtgcacagccaACCTGTTCAACTGATTGTCAGGGGATGCTGGGAAAGCCAAAGGTATAACAAGttgaaaaaaagaactagataagttcatggaggatgggtcaaTCAATGGTTATTaaccaggatggtcagggatgcaaccctatgttTCCTAAATCTAGCACTGCTACAATctaggggtggatgggggggggggtggagcacTCAATACATTGCCCCGTTCTGTTAATTCcccctgaagcagctggcacaggCCGCTGCAGGAAGACAGGGCTCGGGGCTGGATGGatcgttggtctgacccagcacggccattcttatgtacataGATTGGTAGAATCATAGTTTTAAATCCCTGAAGGGATGagtagattatctagtctgacctcctgtgtaacagaaCCTGTAAGAACGTCACCCAGTTACTCCTGCCttgagcccaataatttgtgtTGGACAAAAGCACAGATTCCCGAAAAGCAAAGAGTCCTGATTTTTAAGACTTCAAGTGCCGGAGAAGCCACCACTACCCGTGGTGGTttgttcttcccccacccccactcctttttttttttttaccagtatgcctcatttctcatttgaatttgtctggtctTATCTTCCAACCATTGGTTCTTTTCATTCCTCTCTCCACTAGATTGCAGCTCTTTCCTCTGCTTTCCCTGCAGGTGCAGTACTTATA
This window encodes:
- the LOC123348860 gene encoding uncharacterized protein LOC123348860 isoform X1, whose translation is MFFASGSIILLVAISKRANGEPVTQPDARVTVSQGEPVLLKCTYDPTQSPRLWWYQHYPNEAPRLLLGDYEASDEEERRSRRGFSATPDKQEKTFHLKKNSSELRDSAVYYCAMSDTVIGPGRVAAQKPAGGRGGGTKDVWVRAPEEQTLQRASGVSESHPQGVNVQSYTGVNGPDPRLLGLGGAQWKQMIQFLKMLKISEELHRSQLSCTGSYQLRI
- the LOC123348860 gene encoding uncharacterized protein LOC123348860 isoform X2 codes for the protein MFLTWVSVVAIFSTLERANGEPVTQPDARVTVSQGEPVLLKCTYDPTQSPRLWWYQHYPNEAPRLLLGDYEASDEEERRSRRGFSATPDKQEKTFHLKKNSSELRDSAVYYCAMSDTVIGPGRVAAQKPAGGRGGGTKDVWVRAPEEQTLQRASGVSESHPQGVNVQSYTGVNGPDPRLLGLGGAQWKQMIQFLKMLKISEELHRSQLSCTGSYQLRI